From one Conexibacter woesei Iso977N genomic stretch:
- a CDS encoding protein translocase subunit SecDF, whose translation MAALLVAALAVIIPGSPLSKPTRQGLDLKGGVSLVYEAQPTKYSKVTTDSIQRTMDIMRDRIDNLGVAEPEIQRSGNNQIEVSLPDVKNADDAQSQVGTTAQLAFYDWEKNVVGPDGKTAPADANVTGGSVAGTPGSGASQSQYDAVKQASRLKPQDNPLNTTSGTWYGVDDKARTVLCGPQNTEKAARDACTNASKRPTSYVEVPEGYVVVQSQSDATDPRQVAAASDSYFILQDLPSLRGTDIKNPEQNTNSTTGAPTVTFDFTSSGRKKWQKTTREIAQRGTANLLPGVDPQQVANHFAIVLDNKLISVPFIDPRENPDGIDGSNGSEISGGFTIKTAQSLANLLKTGALPIHLELISQSQVSATLGQQALHQGLVAGIVGFVVVALFLLLFYRVLGIIAVGALIIYAIYLFALIKLIPITMTLPGIAGLILTIGVAADANIVIFERVKEEIRGGRSVAAGIAQGYKKGIAAIIDANVVTFMVAFILFILATAGVKGFAFTLGIGTLTSLFTAVLATQAVLGQMQRSRFITHPSALGAGEQRRRWTQDFMGASKWFFSFSGVILLIGALAIGGKGLNFGIDFQSGTRVKAAFVQTPTENKVSDVLQRAGFRNPEVQKVRGDKELKGDGIQITLGESDPRQISEVQPALTRAFGAPRAYQSQSVGPTFGNTVAKSAVIAIIASLLVISAYIALRFEWKFAVPVLIALMHDLLITAGVYSLTGREVTTSTVAALLTILGYSLYDTIIVFDRIRENVPRMPRAAFSQIVNRSMSEVLTRSLATSFCTLLPILSLLFFGGDTLKDFAFALLVGVVSGAYSSIFIASPVLTHWKEREELYRRRRARIAAESGGHVPAYATAGHGLTVDPKEPKGPSRRITSPDDPERGVSQNEFQQMVQDIAHETAPTRVAQKERDAEPEPEPDVAADASPDELYLKDDKRDKPRRSRNKRHGRPR comes from the coding sequence GTGGCCGCCCTCCTGGTGGCCGCGCTCGCGGTCATCATCCCCGGGTCGCCGCTGTCCAAGCCGACGCGCCAGGGCCTCGACCTCAAGGGCGGGGTGTCGCTCGTCTACGAGGCCCAGCCGACCAAGTACTCCAAGGTCACCACGGACTCGATCCAGCGGACCATGGACATCATGCGGGACCGGATCGACAACCTCGGCGTCGCCGAGCCGGAGATCCAGCGGTCGGGCAACAACCAGATCGAGGTCTCGCTCCCGGACGTCAAGAACGCCGACGACGCGCAGTCGCAGGTGGGCACGACCGCCCAGCTGGCGTTCTACGACTGGGAGAAGAACGTCGTCGGCCCGGACGGCAAGACCGCCCCGGCCGACGCGAACGTCACCGGCGGCTCGGTCGCGGGCACGCCCGGCTCCGGCGCCTCGCAGTCCCAGTACGACGCGGTCAAGCAGGCGTCCAGGCTCAAGCCGCAGGACAACCCGCTGAACACGACGTCCGGCACCTGGTACGGCGTCGACGACAAGGCCAGGACGGTCCTCTGCGGCCCGCAGAACACCGAGAAGGCCGCCCGGGACGCGTGCACCAACGCGAGCAAGAGGCCGACCTCCTACGTCGAGGTCCCCGAGGGCTACGTCGTCGTCCAGTCCCAGTCGGACGCCACCGACCCCAGGCAGGTCGCGGCGGCCAGCGACTCCTACTTCATCCTCCAGGACCTCCCGTCCCTGCGCGGCACGGACATCAAGAACCCGGAGCAGAACACCAACTCGACCACCGGCGCGCCGACGGTCACGTTCGACTTCACGAGCTCGGGCCGCAAGAAGTGGCAGAAGACGACGCGCGAGATCGCCCAGCGCGGCACCGCGAACCTGCTGCCGGGCGTCGACCCCCAGCAGGTCGCCAACCACTTCGCGATCGTCCTCGACAACAAGCTCATCTCGGTCCCGTTCATCGATCCGCGCGAGAACCCGGACGGCATCGACGGCTCCAACGGCTCCGAGATCTCCGGCGGCTTCACGATCAAGACCGCCCAGAGCCTCGCGAACCTGCTCAAGACCGGCGCGCTGCCGATCCACCTCGAGCTGATCTCGCAGTCGCAGGTGTCCGCGACCCTCGGCCAGCAGGCGCTGCACCAGGGCCTGGTCGCCGGCATCGTCGGCTTCGTCGTCGTCGCGCTGTTCCTGCTGCTCTTCTACCGCGTGCTCGGCATCATCGCGGTCGGCGCGCTGATCATCTACGCGATCTACCTGTTCGCGCTGATCAAGCTGATCCCGATCACGATGACGCTGCCGGGCATCGCGGGCCTGATCCTCACGATCGGCGTCGCGGCAGACGCGAACATCGTCATCTTCGAACGCGTCAAAGAGGAGATCCGCGGCGGTCGATCCGTCGCGGCGGGCATCGCCCAGGGCTACAAGAAGGGCATCGCGGCGATCATCGACGCGAACGTCGTCACCTTCATGGTGGCCTTCATCCTCTTCATCCTGGCCACGGCCGGGGTCAAGGGCTTCGCGTTCACCCTCGGCATCGGCACCCTGACCTCGCTGTTCACCGCGGTCCTCGCGACCCAGGCGGTCCTCGGCCAGATGCAGCGCTCGCGCTTCATCACGCACCCGTCGGCGCTCGGCGCCGGCGAGCAGAGGCGCAGGTGGACCCAGGACTTCATGGGCGCGTCGAAGTGGTTCTTCTCCTTCTCCGGCGTGATCCTGCTGATCGGCGCGCTGGCGATCGGCGGCAAGGGCCTGAACTTCGGCATCGACTTCCAGTCGGGCACCCGCGTCAAGGCGGCGTTCGTGCAGACGCCGACGGAGAACAAGGTCTCCGACGTCCTGCAGAGGGCGGGCTTCAGGAACCCCGAGGTCCAGAAGGTCAGGGGCGACAAGGAGCTCAAGGGCGACGGCATCCAGATCACGCTGGGTGAGTCCGACCCGAGGCAGATCTCCGAGGTCCAGCCCGCGCTGACCAGGGCGTTCGGCGCGCCCAGGGCGTATCAGTCGCAATCGGTCGGCCCGACGTTCGGCAACACCGTGGCGAAGTCGGCGGTGATCGCGATCATCGCGTCGCTGCTGGTCATCAGCGCCTACATCGCGCTGCGCTTCGAGTGGAAGTTCGCCGTCCCAGTCCTCATAGCGCTGATGCACGACCTGCTGATCACGGCAGGCGTGTACTCGCTCACCGGCCGGGAGGTGACGACGTCGACGGTCGCGGCGCTGCTGACCATCCTCGGTTACTCGCTGTACGACACGATCATCGTGTTCGACCGCATCCGCGAGAACGTGCCGCGCATGCCGCGAGCCGCGTTCTCCCAGATCGTCAACCGCTCGATGAGCGAGGTGCTGACGCGGTCCCTGGCGACCTCGTTCTGCACCCTGCTGCCGATCCTGTCGCTGCTGTTCTTCGGCGGCGACACGCTCAAGGACTTCGCGTTCGCGCTGCTCGTCGGCGTGGTCTCGGGTGCCTACTCGTCGATCTTCATCGCCTCGCCGGTGCTCACGCACTGGAAGGAGCGCGAGGAGCTCTACCGCCGCCGGCGCGCACGCATCGCGGCCGAGAGCGGCGGGCACGTCCCGGCCTACGCGACCGCGGGCCACGGCCTCACGGTCGACCCGAAGGAGCCGAAGGGCCCGAGCCGCCGGATCACGTCCCCGGACGACCCGGAGCGCGGCGTGTCGCAGAACGAGTTCCAGCAGATGGTGCAGGACATCGCGCACGAGACGGCGCCGACGCGCGTCGCTCAGAAGGAGCGCGACGCCGAGCCGGAGCCCGAGCCGGACGTGGCGGCCGACGCCTCGCCCGACGAGCTGTACTTGAAGGATGACAAGCGCGACAAGCCCAGGCGCTCGCGCAACAAGCGTCACGGGAGACCGCGTTAG
- a CDS encoding RNA polymerase sigma factor: MKLDATALGELFEAEGPRLLAFATRRTFDAELALDVVGEAFAVAFERRSRFRGGTRDEAVAWLFAIVRTQLNHTYRRRGAERRALDRLGVDRPVMGEDERRRVEDLAGLEALRPVLAQELQQLPQDQQEAVRLRVVDELEYDELATRLGISAQTARARVSRGLRALGEAIKVMEEVPDAR, encoded by the coding sequence ATGAAGCTCGATGCCACAGCGCTGGGAGAGCTGTTCGAGGCCGAGGGGCCTCGGTTGCTGGCGTTCGCCACCAGGCGCACGTTCGATGCCGAGCTGGCGCTCGACGTCGTCGGCGAGGCGTTCGCGGTCGCGTTCGAGCGGCGCTCCAGGTTCCGCGGCGGCACCCGTGACGAGGCCGTCGCCTGGCTGTTCGCGATCGTCCGCACGCAGCTGAACCACACCTACCGCCGCCGTGGCGCCGAGCGCCGAGCGTTGGACCGGCTCGGCGTCGACCGGCCGGTGATGGGGGAGGACGAGCGGCGGCGCGTCGAGGACCTCGCGGGGCTCGAAGCGCTGCGCCCGGTCCTCGCCCAAGAGCTACAACAACTTCCGCAGGACCAGCAGGAGGCCGTCCGCCTCCGTGTGGTCGACGAGCTCGAGTACGACGAGCTGGCCACGCGCCTGGGCATCAGCGCGCAGACCGCCCGGGCCCGCGTGTCCCGTGGGCTGCGCGCGCTGGGAGAAGCGATCAAGGTGATGGAGGAGGTGCCCGATGCCCGCTGA
- the ruvB gene encoding Holliday junction branch migration DNA helicase RuvB, translating to MSGLRIQTPDEVFEDDLDRSLRPRTLADFVGQDPLKDQLAVSLEAARLRGEALDHVLLAGPPGLGKTSLAQILAAELEVPFVQTAGPALERKADIAAFLGALEPRSIFFVDEIHRLSRALEETFYPAMEDRKLPITVGQGAGARVMDVPLPPFTLVGATTRAGLLTTPLRDRFGIQHRLEPYAGPELAAIIHRSAHILGCAIDEGGAAAIARRSRGTPRVANRLLKRVRDFAEVRGAGVVDAASANAALRLLEIDDLGLDRLDREILDAICTKFSGGPVGLSTLAITVSEEQDTIEDVYEPYLLQCGFLKRTPRGRVATTRAFAHLGLELPTDAEPGLF from the coding sequence ATGAGCGGCCTGCGGATCCAGACGCCCGACGAGGTGTTCGAGGACGACCTCGATCGCTCGCTGCGGCCCAGGACGCTCGCCGACTTCGTCGGGCAGGACCCGCTGAAGGACCAGCTGGCGGTGTCGCTGGAGGCCGCGCGGCTGCGCGGCGAGGCGCTCGACCACGTGCTGCTCGCCGGCCCTCCGGGTCTCGGCAAGACGTCGCTGGCGCAGATCCTGGCGGCCGAGCTGGAGGTCCCGTTCGTCCAGACCGCTGGCCCGGCGCTGGAGCGCAAGGCCGACATCGCCGCGTTCCTCGGCGCCCTGGAGCCGCGCTCGATCTTCTTCGTGGACGAGATCCACCGGTTGAGCCGCGCGCTGGAGGAGACCTTCTATCCCGCGATGGAGGACCGCAAGCTCCCGATCACCGTCGGTCAGGGTGCCGGTGCTCGCGTCATGGACGTGCCGCTGCCGCCGTTCACGCTCGTCGGCGCGACGACCCGCGCAGGGTTGCTCACCACACCGCTCCGTGATCGGTTCGGCATCCAGCACCGCCTGGAGCCCTACGCCGGTCCCGAGCTGGCGGCGATCATCCACCGCAGCGCGCACATCCTCGGCTGCGCGATCGACGAGGGCGGCGCGGCCGCGATCGCCCGCCGCTCCCGCGGCACGCCGCGCGTCGCCAACCGGCTGCTCAAGCGCGTCCGCGACTTCGCCGAGGTCCGCGGCGCCGGCGTCGTGGACGCCGCGTCCGCCAACGCGGCGCTGAGGCTTCTGGAGATCGACGACCTCGGCCTCGATCGCCTCGACCGCGAGATCCTCGACGCCATCTGCACCAAGTTCTCCGGCGGCCCCGTCGGCCTCTCCACGCTCGCGATCACCGTGTCCGAGGAGCAGGACACGATCGAAGACGTCTACGAGCCCTACCTCCTGCAATGCGGCTTCCTCAAGCGCACACCCCGCGGCCGCGTCGCCACCACCCGCGCCTTCGCCCACCTCGGCCTCGAACTCCCCACCGACGCCGAACCCGGCCTCTTCTGA
- the ruvA gene encoding Holliday junction branch migration protein RuvA, which yields MIALVAGEVYVRRPDHVVIETASGVGYRLAVSAETLRQVPAAGESVSLLTHLVVREDALSLYGFATEEERDLFLLLIGVQSVGPKMAQAVLSGGSPRELIASVAAGDVKRLTAVPGIGKRTAERIIVELREKVGTASDVVVDASGEITATRADDPRTLARDGLVELGFSLEEAEALLRDTSGDTPEDLLQQALRAARA from the coding sequence ATGATCGCGCTCGTTGCCGGTGAGGTCTACGTCCGCCGTCCGGATCACGTCGTGATCGAGACCGCGTCCGGGGTCGGGTACCGGCTCGCCGTGTCCGCCGAGACGCTGCGCCAGGTCCCGGCGGCGGGGGAGTCGGTCTCGCTGCTGACGCACCTCGTCGTGCGCGAGGACGCGCTGTCGCTGTACGGCTTCGCGACCGAGGAGGAGCGGGACCTGTTCCTGCTGCTGATCGGCGTGCAGAGCGTCGGGCCGAAGATGGCGCAGGCGGTGCTCAGCGGCGGCTCGCCGCGCGAGCTGATCGCCAGCGTCGCGGCGGGCGACGTCAAGCGCCTGACGGCCGTCCCCGGGATCGGCAAGCGCACGGCGGAGCGGATCATCGTCGAGCTGCGCGAGAAGGTCGGGACGGCGTCGGACGTCGTGGTCGACGCGTCCGGCGAGATCACCGCCACGCGCGCCGACGACCCGCGGACGCTGGCGCGCGACGGGCTCGTCGAGCTCGGCTTCTCGCTCGAGGAGGCCGAGGCGCTGCTGCGCGACACGTCCGGCGACACGCCTGAGGACCTGCTGCAGCAGGCGCTGCGGGCGGCGCGCGCATGA
- the ruvC gene encoding crossover junction endodeoxyribonuclease RuvC produces MSPVLGIDPGLANTGYGVVERRGMRFAALDGGVVTTRAGVALEARLATIFAEVEALLDQWRPEAVALEDLFFGQNARSAFAVGQARGVVMLAAGRRGIPCASYTPQQVKQAVCGTGRAQKEQVARMVVSLLRLPEGQSLPDHATDALAVGVCHANHAPLAAVLQEAASR; encoded by the coding sequence GTGAGTCCCGTCCTCGGCATCGATCCTGGTTTGGCCAACACCGGCTACGGCGTGGTGGAGCGTCGCGGCATGCGCTTCGCGGCGCTGGACGGCGGCGTCGTCACGACGCGCGCGGGTGTGGCGCTGGAGGCGCGGCTGGCGACGATCTTCGCCGAGGTCGAGGCGCTGCTGGACCAGTGGCGGCCCGAGGCGGTCGCCTTGGAGGACCTCTTCTTCGGCCAGAACGCCAGGAGCGCGTTCGCGGTCGGCCAGGCGCGCGGGGTCGTGATGCTCGCCGCCGGGCGCCGCGGGATCCCGTGCGCGTCCTACACGCCGCAGCAGGTCAAGCAGGCCGTGTGCGGGACCGGCCGCGCGCAGAAGGAGCAGGTCGCGCGCATGGTGGTCTCGCTGCTCCGTCTTCCGGAAGGGCAGTCGCTGCCCGACCACGCGACCGACGCGCTGGCCGTCGGCGTCTGCCACGCCAACCACGCGCCGCTGGCGGCCGTGCTGCAGGAGGCCGCTTCGCGATGA
- a CDS encoding HD-GYP domain-containing protein has translation MFSESRRLRDELRTTHARIAVLEAERNDYLRKDRRAGVLTLDAFREAAAAALRGTQRRGEAAALVLVDIDGFRALNGRRGAAAGDEALAAVAQRLRELVRGGDVVGRTGADELAVVMPGANLAGARGVAERLVAVLEQVGPVTVSAGIAVDSGTGQLDGLMADASAILERARIAGGNRVGAPGRQPTVEPSRGAIGALALALSERDRGTGQHAEQVVALAGAVARRLNLDAEEVERIAAAALLHDIGKVAVPDSILSKPGPLNDEEWSVMRGHSAVGEKILRAVPGLGPVARMVRHGHESWDGSGYPDGLSGHDIPLGSRIVLACDAYDAMTSTRPYRDAMSHEDAVAELAAKSGTQFDPQVVGALLGYLEDRRPVDYAARRSAAAAAAAR, from the coding sequence ATGTTCAGCGAAAGCCGCCGCCTCCGTGACGAGCTGCGCACGACCCACGCACGCATCGCCGTGCTGGAGGCCGAGCGCAACGACTACCTGCGCAAGGACCGCCGTGCCGGCGTCCTGACGCTCGACGCCTTCCGGGAGGCGGCCGCCGCCGCCCTGCGCGGGACTCAGCGCCGTGGCGAGGCCGCCGCGCTCGTCCTGGTCGACATCGACGGCTTCCGCGCGCTCAACGGCCGCCGCGGCGCCGCCGCCGGCGACGAGGCGCTCGCCGCGGTCGCCCAGCGCCTGCGCGAGCTCGTGCGCGGCGGCGACGTCGTCGGCCGCACCGGCGCCGACGAGCTGGCGGTCGTCATGCCCGGCGCCAACCTCGCCGGCGCGCGCGGCGTCGCCGAGCGGCTCGTCGCGGTCCTGGAGCAGGTCGGCCCCGTGACGGTCAGCGCCGGCATCGCGGTCGACTCCGGCACCGGCCAGCTCGACGGCCTGATGGCCGACGCCTCGGCGATCCTGGAGCGCGCCCGGATCGCCGGCGGCAACCGCGTCGGCGCGCCCGGCCGCCAGCCCACCGTCGAGCCGAGCCGCGGCGCGATCGGCGCCCTGGCGCTGGCGCTGTCCGAGCGCGACCGCGGGACCGGCCAGCACGCGGAGCAGGTCGTCGCCCTTGCCGGCGCGGTCGCCCGCCGCCTCAACCTCGACGCCGAGGAGGTCGAGCGGATCGCCGCCGCCGCGCTCCTGCACGACATCGGCAAGGTCGCGGTCCCGGACTCGATCCTCTCCAAGCCCGGACCGCTCAACGACGAGGAGTGGTCGGTCATGCGCGGCCACTCGGCCGTCGGCGAGAAGATCCTGCGCGCGGTCCCCGGCCTCGGCCCGGTCGCCCGCATGGTCCGTCACGGCCACGAGAGCTGGGACGGCAGCGGCTACCCGGACGGCCTCAGCGGCCACGACATCCCGCTCGGCTCCCGGATCGTCCTGGCCTGCGACGCCTACGACGCGATGACCTCGACGCGCCCCTACCGCGACGCGATGTCCCACGAGGACGCGGTCGCCGAGCTGGCGGCCAAGTCCGGCACGCAGTTCGACCCGCAGGTCGTCGGCGCGCTGCTCGGCTACCTCGAGGACCGCCGCCCCGTGGACTACGCGGCGCGCCGCAGCGCCGCCGCCGCAGCAGCGGCGCGCTAG
- a CDS encoding TetR/AcrR family transcriptional regulator, producing MTSERQPPRRRLSAAERRERILAAAQEVFAQRGYHGSSLDDIAKASGTSKALIYEHFESKQQLHEMLIQEHAEELARRFTVNAAAGLVGEARLRAGVDVFFGWVEERREAWQALFRDSADPELAPLIDRLQAQATGAIVALVPAGEGDDRQAIEMYAQLTSGACQALANWWADHTDVPRSVLVDRVMDVVWGGMARLA from the coding sequence GTGACTTCCGAACGCCAGCCGCCACGCCGTCGTCTGAGCGCCGCCGAACGGCGCGAGCGCATCCTCGCCGCCGCCCAGGAGGTGTTCGCGCAGCGGGGCTACCACGGGTCCTCGCTGGACGACATCGCCAAGGCGTCCGGGACCTCGAAGGCGCTCATCTACGAGCACTTCGAGTCCAAGCAGCAACTGCACGAGATGCTGATCCAGGAGCACGCCGAGGAGCTGGCGCGGCGCTTCACCGTCAACGCGGCGGCGGGGTTGGTGGGGGAGGCGCGGCTGCGCGCGGGCGTGGACGTCTTCTTCGGCTGGGTCGAGGAGCGCCGCGAGGCGTGGCAAGCGCTGTTCCGCGACTCGGCCGACCCGGAGCTGGCGCCGCTGATCGACCGGCTCCAGGCGCAGGCGACGGGCGCGATCGTCGCGCTGGTCCCGGCGGGCGAGGGCGATGACCGCCAGGCGATCGAGATGTACGCGCAGCTGACGTCGGGCGCCTGCCAGGCGCTGGCGAACTGGTGGGCCGACCACACCGACGTCCCGCGATCCGTGCTCGTGGACCGCGTGATGGACGTGGTGTGGGGCGGGATGGCCCGGCTGGCGTAG
- a CDS encoding adenylate/guanylate cyclase domain-containing protein, with product MDFAAEGFFDGLQGAALEERRALLEWLVAEGFGDDQLRRAHRRGLLVFLAAEREVGGVPKYTTTEVAQMANVDPELLKALRRAHGLPLPEADAVEFTDVDLASAETARQFSDLGLTQEQMVATTRVLGRSLSTAAEAMRAVTLETVLEPGTTELELAQRYAAQVHAILPLAGPMILQMLSQHLRNMVQSEMVGAAERLTGQLPGARDQAVAFADLVGFTRLGEEIAPEDLGSVAERLFSITREVVEPPVRLVKTIGDAVLLTAPEPDALVQTALALLDASDAESQRSAFPQVRVGLAYGPTVARGGDVFGRAVNLASRVTTIARAGSVLATRDVRDAARGDYAWSSAGARRIKGLPEPVPLYRARPLHAEGL from the coding sequence GTGGACTTCGCGGCCGAGGGGTTCTTCGACGGGTTGCAGGGCGCGGCGCTCGAGGAGCGCCGGGCGTTGTTGGAGTGGTTGGTCGCCGAGGGCTTCGGCGACGACCAGCTGCGCCGCGCGCACCGCCGCGGGCTGCTCGTGTTCCTCGCCGCCGAGCGCGAGGTCGGCGGCGTCCCGAAGTACACGACGACCGAGGTCGCGCAGATGGCCAACGTCGACCCGGAGCTGCTGAAGGCGCTACGCCGCGCCCACGGGCTGCCGCTGCCGGAGGCCGACGCGGTCGAGTTCACCGACGTCGACCTCGCGTCCGCCGAGACCGCGCGGCAGTTCAGCGACCTCGGCCTCACGCAGGAGCAGATGGTCGCCACGACCCGCGTGCTCGGCCGCTCGCTCTCGACCGCCGCCGAGGCGATGCGCGCGGTGACGCTGGAGACCGTCCTGGAGCCCGGGACGACCGAGCTGGAGCTGGCCCAGCGCTACGCCGCGCAGGTCCACGCGATCCTGCCGCTCGCCGGCCCGATGATCCTGCAGATGCTCTCCCAGCACCTGCGCAACATGGTGCAGTCGGAGATGGTCGGCGCCGCCGAGCGCCTCACCGGCCAGCTGCCGGGCGCGCGCGACCAGGCGGTCGCGTTCGCCGACCTCGTCGGCTTCACCCGCCTCGGCGAGGAGATCGCGCCGGAGGACCTCGGCAGCGTCGCCGAGCGGCTGTTCTCGATCACGCGCGAGGTCGTCGAGCCGCCGGTCCGGCTGGTCAAGACGATCGGCGACGCCGTCCTGCTGACCGCTCCGGAACCCGACGCGCTCGTGCAGACCGCGCTGGCGCTGCTGGACGCCAGCGACGCCGAGTCCCAGCGCAGCGCGTTCCCGCAGGTCCGGGTCGGCCTCGCCTACGGGCCGACGGTCGCCCGCGGCGGCGACGTGTTCGGCCGCGCCGTGAACCTCGCCAGCCGCGTGACGACGATCGCCCGCGCCGGCTCCGTGCTCGCGACGCGCGACGTGCGCGACGCGGCGCGCGGCGACTACGCCTGGTCCTCGGCCGGCGCGCGCCGGATCAAGGGGCTGCCGGAGCCGGTGCCGCTGTACCGGGCACGACCGCTCCACGCGGAAGGTCTCTGA
- a CDS encoding MFS transporter yields the protein MIPAVLREERQFRLLFLGQALSIVGDRITQIVLPFAVLSIGGSVADVGIVAASGTVPFILLGLIGGVLADRVERKRILIASDLVRLLVQLTAGLLLVSGHAQVWHLAALTAVFGAADSFFSPAFSGLLPLTITQPHYIQPANALRGMTFSTGSLVGPALGAALVATVGEGGALLADAGTFGVSVACLLFLRPRTVERGDPEPFGADLRGGWTEVRARRWVWTFLLAVLVYHMIVLPSIFVLGPVLMRDEYSGATSWAIVTAAFGAGSIVADVLLLRWHPKYALRAGAAALALASCQAVIIGSGLSIVLIACVEFFAAIGVSTFFTLWETSLQEHIPEGKLSRVSSYDYAASAGMMPIGMLLAPPVADAIGIHLTLTLMSVCGIAAAALCLSVRAVRDLPRGAVVPGTAAPAPAAP from the coding sequence ATGATCCCGGCGGTTCTGCGCGAGGAGCGCCAGTTCCGGCTGCTGTTCCTCGGGCAGGCGCTGTCGATCGTCGGCGACCGCATCACGCAGATCGTCCTGCCGTTCGCGGTGCTGTCGATCGGCGGCAGCGTCGCCGACGTCGGGATCGTCGCCGCGTCCGGGACCGTGCCGTTCATCCTGCTCGGGCTGATCGGCGGGGTGCTCGCCGACCGCGTCGAACGCAAGCGGATCCTGATCGCTTCCGATCTCGTACGGCTCCTGGTCCAGCTGACGGCGGGGCTGCTGCTCGTCTCCGGCCACGCGCAGGTCTGGCACCTGGCGGCGCTGACCGCCGTGTTCGGCGCGGCCGACTCGTTCTTCTCGCCCGCCTTCAGCGGGCTGCTGCCGCTGACGATCACCCAGCCGCACTACATCCAGCCGGCCAACGCGCTGCGCGGGATGACGTTCTCGACCGGCTCGCTCGTCGGGCCGGCGCTCGGCGCCGCGCTGGTCGCGACAGTCGGCGAGGGCGGCGCGCTGCTGGCCGACGCCGGGACGTTCGGGGTGTCCGTCGCGTGCCTGCTGTTCCTGAGGCCGCGGACCGTCGAGCGCGGCGACCCGGAGCCGTTCGGCGCCGACCTGCGCGGCGGCTGGACCGAGGTGCGGGCGCGCAGGTGGGTCTGGACGTTCCTGCTGGCGGTGCTCGTCTACCACATGATCGTGCTGCCCTCGATCTTCGTGCTCGGCCCGGTCCTGATGCGCGACGAGTACAGCGGCGCGACGTCGTGGGCGATCGTCACGGCGGCGTTCGGCGCGGGTTCGATCGTCGCCGACGTCCTGCTGCTCAGGTGGCACCCGAAGTACGCGCTGCGCGCCGGCGCCGCGGCGCTGGCGCTCGCCTCCTGCCAGGCGGTGATCATCGGCTCCGGCCTGTCGATCGTCCTGATCGCGTGCGTCGAGTTCTTCGCCGCGATCGGCGTCAGCACGTTCTTCACGCTCTGGGAGACGTCGCTGCAGGAGCACATCCCGGAGGGCAAGCTCTCGCGCGTGTCGTCCTACGACTACGCGGCCAGCGCGGGGATGATGCCGATCGGGATGCTGCTGGCGCCGCCGGTCGCCGACGCGATCGGGATCCACCTGACGCTGACGCTGATGAGCGTCTGCGGGATCGCCGCGGCGGCGCTCTGCCTCAGCGTGCGAGCGGTCAGAGACCTTCCGCGTGGAGCGGTCGTGCCCGGTACAGCGGCACCGGCTCCGGCAGCCCCTTGA
- a CDS encoding YebC/PmpR family DNA-binding transcriptional regulator yields MSGHSKWASIKHKKAIVDSKRGKLFTKLARAVTVAAKEGGGDIDGNPSLALAVQKAKDASMPKDNIERAIAKGTGAGADAAALENVMYEGYGPGGVALLIEAVTDNRNRTGADVRHALSKGGGSLGEPGSVAYNFDKKGVIAVDGEKYTEDDLMVAIDAGAEDISLDDDVYEIVTEPSDLTAVRAALDEAGIEVQNAEVIQRPKVLVPVDEDTAARLLRLIDNLEDYDDVDAVHANFDVDAEVLERLMAAS; encoded by the coding sequence ATGTCCGGACATTCCAAGTGGGCCTCGATCAAGCACAAGAAGGCGATCGTCGACTCCAAGCGCGGCAAGCTCTTCACCAAGCTCGCGCGCGCGGTGACGGTCGCGGCCAAGGAGGGCGGGGGCGACATCGACGGCAACCCGTCGCTGGCGCTCGCGGTCCAGAAGGCCAAGGACGCCTCGATGCCCAAGGACAACATCGAGCGGGCGATCGCCAAGGGCACGGGCGCCGGCGCCGACGCCGCGGCGCTCGAGAACGTCATGTACGAGGGCTACGGCCCGGGCGGCGTGGCGCTGCTGATCGAGGCCGTCACCGACAACCGCAACCGGACCGGCGCGGACGTCCGCCACGCGCTGTCCAAGGGTGGCGGGTCGCTGGGCGAGCCGGGGAGCGTGGCCTACAACTTCGACAAGAAGGGCGTCATCGCGGTCGACGGCGAGAAGTACACCGAGGACGACCTGATGGTCGCGATCGACGCCGGCGCCGAGGACATCTCGCTCGACGACGACGTCTACGAGATCGTCACCGAGCCGTCGGACCTGACCGCGGTGCGTGCGGCGCTGGACGAGGCCGGCATCGAGGTCCAGAACGCCGAGGTCATCCAGCGGCCGAAGGTGCTCGTCCCGGTCGACGAGGACACCGCGGCGAGGCTGCTGCGGCTGATCGACAACCTCGAGGACTACGACGACGTCGACGCGGTCCACGCGAACTTCGACGTCGACGCCGAGGTGCTGGAGCGCCTCATGGCGGCCTCGTAG